From the Deinococcus arcticus genome, one window contains:
- a CDS encoding phosphodiester glycosidase family protein: MKRLFLFCVLPLGGPLAQALSIRSAVSGGATYTVATIDLTRDRLQLHWQNPATRAPYTTFEQLRARLAKEGRTLLFATNSGIYAPGLKPLGLHVEEGRTLVPLNRAQSGGNFALVPNGVFWVSGRRAGVTETQAFARAGLRPTFATQSGPLLVQNGSLHPAFRKTGTSFKVRSGVGVCADGRVRFVISGAPVNFYTFALFFRDTLRCPNALYLDGSISAFATTRGSGQFAPFAGIWSVSR; encoded by the coding sequence ATGAAGCGCCTCTTCCTGTTCTGCGTTCTGCCCCTGGGTGGCCCTCTGGCGCAGGCTCTGTCCATCCGCTCTGCGGTCTCGGGGGGCGCGACCTACACGGTGGCCACCATTGATCTGACCCGCGACCGCCTGCAACTCCACTGGCAGAACCCTGCCACCCGCGCCCCCTACACCACCTTCGAGCAGTTACGGGCCCGGCTGGCCAAGGAGGGGCGCACCCTGCTGTTTGCCACCAACAGCGGCATCTATGCGCCGGGCTTGAAGCCGCTGGGCCTTCATGTAGAAGAGGGCCGTACCCTGGTCCCCCTGAACCGGGCCCAGAGCGGCGGCAACTTTGCACTGGTGCCCAACGGTGTGTTCTGGGTCAGCGGGCGCCGGGCCGGCGTGACCGAAACCCAGGCGTTTGCCCGCGCGGGCCTGCGCCCCACCTTCGCCACCCAGTCTGGACCCCTGCTGGTTCAGAACGGCAGCCTGCATCCCGCCTTTCGCAAAACTGGGACCTCGTTCAAGGTGCGCAGTGGTGTGGGGGTATGCGCGGATGGCCGCGTGCGCTTTGTGATCAGCGGGGCGCCGGTCAACTTCTACACGTTCGCCCTGTTCTTCCGGGACACCCTGCGCTGCCCCAATGCCCTGTACCTGGATGGCAGCATCAGCGCTTTTGCGACCACACGCGGCTCTGGGCAGTTTGCCCCGTTTGCCGGCATCTGGAGTGTGAGCCGCTAG